The Candidatus Cloacimonas sp. genome contains a region encoding:
- a CDS encoding NADH-quinone oxidoreductase subunit NuoF — translation MSLKRIDLLICCGSGCISSGALKIKDQFHNVLQAKGLTNEINIIETGCMGPCDYGPVLVVYPEGIFYKKVTPDDVEEIVNEHFLKGRPVKRLMLQDEEEKTFITQKEIPFYQKQVKVALANCGYIDPESIEEYIATGGYEALGTVLTTLTPQQTIDIIKKSGLRGRGGGGFPTHLKWQMVHDNPAEEKYFICNGDEGDPGAFMDRSLLEGDPHRVLEGMMIAAYAIGAKTGYFYIRAEYPLAIKRIKLAIAKAKEAGLTGNNIFGSDFSFEAEVRTGAGAFVCGEETALMQSIEGQRGNPTPKPPYPAVRGLYKKPTVVNNVETLGNIPSIILQGADWFASMGTENSKGTKVFALTGDIRNTGLVEVPMGITLRELIFDVGGGMIGDHKFKAVQLGGPSGGCLTTQHLDVPIDYESLKERGAMMGSGGVIVMNEEKCMVNVAKFFMDFCVDESCGKCSPCKIGLRQMQEVLKRIESGYGKEGDIEELQRLGETIAKLSLCGLGQTAPNPVLSTIRYFRDEYEAHIRDKSCANKVCADLMHYEIDKNKCIGCSLCSRKCPVSCISGSREEKYTINQLPCIKCGTCMDVCPVKAISKIPGMHPDVQLKREAEKLQQQNQEE, via the coding sequence ATGTCATTAAAACGAATTGACCTATTAATTTGCTGTGGGTCAGGATGTATAAGCTCCGGCGCTTTAAAAATTAAAGACCAGTTTCATAATGTGTTGCAAGCTAAGGGGCTGACCAACGAAATAAACATTATTGAAACCGGTTGTATGGGTCCTTGTGATTATGGTCCTGTGCTGGTAGTTTATCCTGAAGGAATCTTCTATAAAAAAGTTACCCCTGACGATGTAGAAGAAATTGTGAATGAACATTTCCTGAAAGGACGTCCCGTTAAGCGTTTAATGCTTCAAGATGAAGAAGAAAAAACCTTTATTACCCAAAAAGAAATCCCCTTTTATCAAAAACAAGTAAAAGTGGCTCTTGCCAATTGCGGATATATAGACCCGGAAAGCATTGAAGAATATATCGCTACCGGTGGTTATGAAGCATTGGGAACCGTTTTAACAACTCTTACCCCCCAGCAAACCATTGATATCATCAAAAAATCAGGATTGAGGGGAAGAGGCGGAGGCGGTTTTCCCACACACTTAAAATGGCAAATGGTGCACGATAATCCTGCAGAAGAAAAATACTTTATCTGTAACGGAGATGAAGGCGATCCCGGTGCTTTTATGGATAGAAGCTTACTGGAAGGTGATCCCCATCGCGTTTTGGAAGGAATGATGATTGCCGCTTATGCTATCGGAGCTAAAACCGGATATTTTTATATTCGGGCAGAATATCCTTTAGCCATTAAGCGCATCAAACTGGCTATTGCCAAAGCAAAAGAAGCCGGTTTAACAGGTAATAACATCTTTGGCAGTGATTTCAGCTTTGAAGCGGAAGTTAGAACTGGAGCAGGTGCCTTTGTTTGTGGTGAAGAAACAGCTTTAATGCAATCCATTGAAGGCCAGCGTGGTAATCCTACACCCAAACCTCCCTATCCTGCAGTTAGGGGCTTATACAAAAAACCTACTGTAGTTAACAATGTAGAAACCTTAGGCAATATACCCTCAATTATCCTTCAAGGGGCTGATTGGTTTGCCTCTATGGGAACTGAAAACAGTAAAGGAACCAAGGTTTTTGCCTTAACAGGAGATATTAGAAATACGGGTCTTGTGGAAGTTCCAATGGGAATTACCTTAAGAGAACTGATTTTTGATGTTGGTGGAGGTATGATTGGCGACCATAAATTCAAAGCAGTCCAATTGGGAGGTCCCAGCGGCGGCTGTTTAACAACTCAACATCTTGATGTGCCGATTGATTATGAAAGTTTAAAAGAACGTGGTGCGATGATGGGTTCCGGCGGTGTGATTGTAATGAACGAAGAAAAGTGTATGGTGAATGTTGCCAAGTTCTTTATGGATTTTTGCGTGGATGAATCTTGTGGAAAATGCTCTCCCTGCAAGATTGGCTTGAGACAGATGCAGGAAGTTTTGAAACGCATAGAAAGCGGATATGGAAAAGAAGGCGATATTGAAGAACTGCAACGCTTGGGAGAAACAATTGCCAAGCTTTCTCTTTGCGGTTTAGGACAAACGGCTCCCAATCCTGTTCTTTCCACAATTCGTTATTTTCGTGATGAATATGAAGCTCACATAAGAGATAAGAGTTGTGCTAATAAGGTCTGTGCCGATTTAATGCACTATGAGATAGATAAAAACAAATGTATCGGGTGTTCCTTATGCTCCCGTAAATGTCCTGTCAGCTGTATTTCAGGCAGCAGGGAAGAGAAATATACTATCAATCAGCTACCTTGCATAAAGTGCGGAACCTGTATGGATGTATGCCCCGTGAAAGCCATTTCCAAAATACCGGGAATGCATCCCGATGTTCAATTAAAGCGTGAAGCAGAGAAATTACAACAACAAAATCAAGAAGAATAA
- a CDS encoding (2Fe-2S) ferredoxin domain-containing protein: protein MKTLADLKKIREKAQEEMKLRGGNTRIKIVVGMGTSGIAMGAREVMKTFLEEITNRNLTDVLVTQTGEKGLSSLEPVVDVIEEGKPKVTYGNMTPEKVKKVVVEHIVNGRIVSDYVVATGN from the coding sequence ATGAAAACACTCGCAGACCTTAAAAAAATCCGTGAAAAAGCTCAGGAAGAGATGAAACTTCGCGGCGGAAACACACGCATCAAAATAGTGGTAGGGATGGGTACATCTGGAATCGCTATGGGTGCTCGTGAAGTAATGAAAACCTTCCTGGAAGAAATTACCAACCGCAATTTAACAGATGTGTTAGTTACTCAAACCGGTGAAAAAGGGCTTTCTTCCCTGGAACCGGTTGTGGATGTTATTGAAGAAGGCAAACCCAAAGTTACCTACGGAAATATGACTCCCGAAAAGGTAAAAAAAGTAGTAGTAGAGCACATAGTAAATGGCAGAATCGTCTCCGATTATGTTGTCGCTACCGGCAACTGA
- a CDS encoding ATP-binding protein: protein MQDISLHLLDIIENSVRAEAKNIKIRIIRNVQDNILRFIVEDDGTGMDSQTLKKAEDPFYTSKMEREKKVGLGIPLVKQNAEAANGSFTITSEPGFGTVLTVDFQLNHIDRMPLGNLKDTLLGAIIGHPEVDFTIKLISYENGIEKSFYFDTTAIKEELGDIPLTYPDVIEYINQSLLEGIQNTNMEDV, encoded by the coding sequence ATGCAAGATATCTCATTACACCTCTTGGATATTATAGAAAACTCCGTTCGCGCCGAAGCGAAGAACATCAAAATCCGCATTATTCGTAATGTGCAGGACAACATTTTGCGTTTTATTGTGGAAGATGATGGCACAGGAATGGATTCCCAAACCCTGAAAAAAGCAGAAGATCCTTTTTATACTTCCAAAATGGAACGCGAAAAGAAAGTAGGGCTGGGAATACCTTTAGTGAAACAGAATGCAGAAGCAGCTAACGGGAGCTTTACAATTACCAGCGAACCTGGTTTCGGAACTGTTTTAACCGTGGACTTTCAATTGAATCATATTGACCGAATGCCCCTTGGAAATTTGAAAGATACTCTGCTGGGAGCTATTATAGGACATCCGGAAGTTGATTTTACCATCAAGCTTATCAGTTACGAAAATGGCATAGAAAAAAGCTTTTATTTTGATACCACAGCTATAAAAGAAGAATTGGGTGATATACCCTTAACTTATCCTGATGTTATTGAATACATCAATCAATCATTATTAGAAGGAATACAAAATACAAATATGGAGGATGTCTGA
- a CDS encoding NAD(P)H-dependent oxidoreductase subunit E, with amino-acid sequence MTPASKMPNDLYTRLKEVIEEKKNIRNPLIEILRSAQEIFGYLPMEVQEFIAQELNIPVNQIYGVVTFYNFFTMTPHGKYNLNVCLGTACFVKGASHLVQMLSDELGIQMGETTKDGLFTMSAVRCVGACSLAPVFVIGEDTYGRIDSKDKIAEILKRYQ; translated from the coding sequence ATGACTCCCGCATCTAAGATGCCCAATGACCTTTACACGCGTCTAAAGGAAGTGATTGAGGAAAAGAAAAATATCCGCAATCCGTTAATTGAAATTCTGCGTTCTGCACAGGAAATTTTCGGTTACTTACCGATGGAAGTGCAGGAATTTATTGCTCAGGAACTAAATATTCCTGTCAATCAGATTTATGGTGTAGTAACTTTTTACAACTTTTTTACGATGACACCGCACGGCAAATATAACCTCAATGTTTGTTTGGGAACTGCCTGTTTTGTAAAAGGAGCTTCTCATTTGGTACAAATGCTTTCTGATGAATTAGGAATCCAAATGGGGGAGACCACAAAGGACGGTCTTTTTACGATGAGTGCAGTCCGCTGTGTAGGTGCTTGTTCTTTAGCTCCAGTTTTTGTTATTGGAGAAGATACCTACGGTAGGATAGACAGCAAGGATAAAATAGCTGAAATACTGAAACGCTATCAATAA
- a CDS encoding PHP domain-containing protein, whose translation MLSLRADLHIHSVLSPCGGLEMSPEAISRRLKQFGIQWLAITDHNSMANCAAYQKVAEKEKLLFTWGVEIQSAEEIHLLAYFDDPIAAQKFDVELYNSLLPIDNDPDFFGDQVVIDENENILRVETRALINSSQWDLNTVVEKVGNYNGLVVPAHIDAYVNSILSQLGFLPDKPHFPILAISAGLDVNSWLKEHPELQDRALLRASDAHYLSDLGKGFSTITVEKPLAQELLLAAKGVGRRHIEI comes from the coding sequence ATGCTATCGCTCCGCGCAGATTTACATATCCATTCTGTTTTATCGCCTTGCGGAGGGCTGGAAATGTCCCCTGAGGCAATAAGCCGGAGGTTGAAACAATTTGGTATTCAATGGCTGGCAATTACGGATCATAACAGTATGGCAAATTGTGCTGCCTATCAGAAAGTTGCGGAAAAAGAAAAGCTGTTATTCACCTGGGGAGTAGAAATTCAAAGTGCGGAAGAAATTCATTTACTTGCCTATTTTGATGACCCCATAGCGGCTCAAAAATTTGATGTGGAGCTGTATAACAGCTTATTACCCATAGATAATGATCCCGATTTTTTCGGGGATCAAGTTGTTATTGACGAAAATGAGAACATTTTAAGAGTGGAAACACGCGCTCTGATAAATTCTTCTCAATGGGACTTAAATACCGTAGTGGAGAAGGTTGGAAACTATAACGGACTGGTTGTTCCAGCTCATATTGATGCCTATGTTAACAGCATTTTAAGTCAGCTTGGTTTTCTACCGGATAAGCCCCATTTCCCGATTTTGGCGATAAGCGCAGGTTTGGATGTGAACAGCTGGCTGAAGGAGCATCCCGAGCTTCAGGATAGAGCATTATTGCGTGCTTCCGATGCTCATTATTTAAGTGATCTGGGCAAGGGATTCAGCACTATAACTGTGGAAAAGCCATTAGCGCAGGAATTGCTATTGGCTGCTAAGGGGGTTGGCAGACGACATATTGAAATATAA
- a CDS encoding [Fe-Fe] hydrogenase large subunit C-terminal domain-containing protein — translation MTETTYFHALRILEDNCTGCTACVRVCPTEAIRVRDHKANIDPYRCIDCGNCVNVCRFHAIIPVSDPLEIIHKFKYKLAIISTSFFGQFTEDISYEVAKQAVLDLGFDQVAEEAAVTDFMINIIRDYVRKNRNKRPILSSNCPSVVRLIQLKYPSLLPNLFHQEAPMSILTRYFREKIRQKYGLDEKEIGIFLIVPCIAHVTAVHQPEGAYKHLQDGAFSIGMIYGRIRDSIKQLQNNPPVIETYPKGLTWALSGVQADLVDCDDIRALSVNGVENVMEILSRVEDHYLDQYDYIVLRTCTNGCVGGCLNVENPFVAMSRIKKMIKEGKEGEFDTYDLCKLYQKGEFAVVPLAPRPIMELDKDIKKAIQKMKQINEILTMLPGLDCSACGSPTCYALAEDIVLGKASIDDCVVLLKRHSRDSEEEEKIR, via the coding sequence ATGACTGAGACAACCTATTTTCATGCTCTAAGAATTTTGGAAGATAACTGTACCGGCTGCACTGCCTGTGTAAGAGTTTGTCCAACTGAAGCTATCAGGGTTAGAGATCATAAAGCCAATATTGATCCTTACCGTTGTATTGATTGCGGCAATTGTGTAAATGTTTGTCGCTTTCATGCTATAATCCCCGTTAGCGATCCCTTAGAAATAATCCATAAATTTAAGTATAAGCTGGCAATAATTTCCACTTCCTTTTTTGGACAATTTACTGAAGATATCAGCTATGAAGTTGCAAAACAGGCAGTTTTAGACCTGGGTTTTGATCAAGTAGCAGAAGAGGCAGCGGTTACTGATTTTATGATTAATATTATTCGTGATTATGTGAGGAAAAATCGCAATAAAAGGCCTATTTTAAGTAGTAATTGTCCTTCGGTAGTTCGTTTAATTCAATTAAAATATCCTTCATTGCTGCCCAATCTGTTTCATCAAGAAGCACCAATGAGTATTTTAACAAGGTATTTTCGGGAAAAAATCAGGCAAAAATACGGACTGGACGAAAAAGAAATTGGCATCTTTTTAATTGTTCCTTGCATTGCTCATGTAACTGCGGTTCATCAACCGGAAGGTGCTTATAAACATCTTCAGGACGGTGCTTTTTCAATCGGTATGATATATGGCAGAATTAGAGATTCCATCAAGCAGCTGCAAAATAACCCTCCAGTTATTGAAACCTACCCAAAGGGCTTAACCTGGGCTCTTTCCGGAGTGCAGGCAGATCTTGTTGATTGTGATGATATTCGTGCTCTTTCTGTAAACGGAGTGGAAAATGTGATGGAAATCCTTTCCCGGGTGGAAGATCACTACCTTGATCAGTATGACTATATTGTTTTAAGAACCTGCACTAATGGTTGTGTGGGTGGTTGCCTAAATGTGGAAAATCCTTTTGTGGCAATGAGCAGAATTAAAAAGATGATTAAAGAAGGAAAGGAAGGGGAATTTGATACTTATGATCTTTGCAAGCTATATCAAAAAGGTGAATTTGCTGTAGTTCCTCTTGCCCCCAGACCAATTATGGAACTGGATAAGGACATCAAAAAAGCAATTCAGAAGATGAAACAAATAAATGAAATTCTTACAATGCTTCCGGGGCTTGATTGCAGTGCCTGTGGCAGCCCCACCTGTTACGCTTTGGCAGAAGATATTGTTTTAGGGAAAGCATCTATTGATGATTGCGTAGTGCTGCTAAAACGCCACAGCAGAGATAGCGAAGAAGAAGAAAAAATCAGATAA
- a CDS encoding ATP-binding protein, translated as MQDSAAAEFEMAEYWYIKPGLEEQVKDFFAQKKEPEVVLQLDIPEKDFNIAGKGSSELKNLLKRLGVNSEVLRRIAVASYEAEINVAAHSRGGKMCSNVYDNLIYMQFRDNGPGIDDIEQAMIPGFSTADDLVRELGFGAGLGLPNIQKNSDALHITSALGNSTLVEIIICFT; from the coding sequence ATGCAGGACTCCGCAGCTGCAGAATTTGAAATGGCGGAATATTGGTATATCAAACCAGGTTTGGAAGAACAGGTTAAGGATTTTTTTGCTCAAAAAAAAGAGCCGGAAGTTGTTTTACAGCTTGATATACCGGAAAAAGATTTTAACATAGCAGGAAAGGGCTCTTCAGAACTGAAAAATTTGCTGAAGCGCTTAGGAGTAAATTCCGAAGTTTTAAGACGCATCGCCGTTGCCTCTTATGAAGCTGAAATCAATGTTGCCGCTCATTCCAGAGGCGGAAAAATGTGCAGTAATGTATATGATAATCTCATTTATATGCAATTCAGGGATAACGGACCCGGGATTGATGATATTGAACAGGCAATGATACCTGGTTTTTCTACAGCAGATGATTTAGTGCGGGAATTGGGTTTTGGTGCTGGTTTGGGATTGCCCAATATCCAGAAAAACAGTGATGCCTTGCATATAACTTCTGCGTTAGGTAATTCCACCTTGGTGGAAATAATAATATGTTTCACCTAA
- a CDS encoding transcriptional regulator, translating into MTLQDIVELLEAEVLYEGADLSKEVPCAFSSDLISDILMCTKESTLLLTGLTNNQVIRLADMIDLIGIVFVRGKKPMQDVIEMGKERGLPMIATNMTLYRSSGILYNAGLRSCRI; encoded by the coding sequence ATGACCTTACAAGATATTGTTGAACTGCTGGAAGCGGAAGTTCTGTATGAAGGTGCTGATTTAAGCAAAGAAGTTCCCTGCGCCTTTTCATCAGATCTGATTTCCGATATATTGATGTGTACAAAAGAATCAACCTTACTTTTAACCGGGTTAACTAATAACCAGGTGATTCGTCTTGCCGATATGATAGATTTGATAGGAATTGTTTTTGTGCGAGGGAAAAAACCGATGCAAGATGTTATTGAAATGGGAAAGGAACGTGGCTTGCCAATGATTGCTACCAATATGACATTATATCGTTCCAGCGGGATTTTATATAATGCAGGACTCCGCAGCTGCAGAATTTGA
- a CDS encoding metal-dependent hydrolase — protein sequence MKLQYLGHSGFFFQDSQHRTILVDPFITGNPLTSVKANQLTADYIILTHAHSDHFGDTLTIADKRKTTIICIAELASYISRKGFKTHSLQIGGSFSFDFGKVKLVPALHSSSTSDGAYAGPAAGAVFTVDNKTIYHCGDTGIFGDMKLIGEIDPIDVLLIPIGGNFTMDIEDAVRAVSMIQPKLTIPIHYNTFALIQANPQVFIDKIAANGYQGSALKPGEELNIS from the coding sequence ATGAAATTGCAATATCTTGGTCATTCCGGATTTTTCTTCCAGGATAGCCAACATCGCACTATCCTGGTTGATCCATTTATAACCGGTAACCCATTAACATCGGTTAAAGCTAATCAGTTAACAGCGGATTACATCATTCTTACGCATGCTCATTCAGATCATTTTGGCGATACATTAACTATTGCTGATAAGCGAAAAACTACTATTATCTGTATCGCAGAACTTGCTTCCTATATTTCCCGAAAGGGCTTCAAGACGCATTCTTTGCAAATTGGCGGTAGCTTTAGCTTTGATTTTGGCAAAGTTAAATTAGTTCCCGCATTGCATAGTTCTTCCACATCCGATGGAGCTTATGCAGGACCTGCTGCTGGAGCTGTTTTCACAGTTGATAATAAAACTATTTATCACTGTGGTGATACAGGTATTTTTGGAGATATGAAGTTAATTGGAGAAATTGATCCCATTGATGTTCTCTTAATTCCCATCGGGGGTAATTTTACAATGGATATTGAGGATGCTGTTCGGGCGGTTAGTATGATTCAACCAAAATTAACTATTCCCATCCACTATAATACTTTTGCTTTAATTCAAGCCAATCCCCAGGTATTTATTGATAAAATTGCTGCTAACGGATATCAGGGCTCGGCATTGAAGCCGGGGGAAGAGCTTAATATTTCTTAA
- a CDS encoding class II aldolase/adducin family protein gives MEINNSEFLFGDVYNNVFPFRDLILRISKVAKVIHQQGWAEANAGNISLRITDLVKPFINQIGMDNLYPCREWFLVSRTGSRFRDMIDEPENCLMIIGEGNKEYYFPEDAKPTSEWLCHLKLHNINKNNNLSCILHTHPTEVIAFSDTSSFQDCKTNSQRLNQYLFAILPEIKLFLPKGIAVADYAPAGSSKLADLSYKFIQDKQALIWEKHGLLVLSDNPDNALDLTEVINKTAKLWLIKGLVK, from the coding sequence ATGGAAATCAATAATTCAGAATTTCTCTTCGGAGATGTCTATAACAATGTGTTCCCTTTTAGAGACCTGATTCTAAGGATTAGCAAGGTCGCTAAAGTTATCCATCAACAAGGTTGGGCTGAAGCTAATGCGGGTAATATTTCTCTTCGTATCACAGATCTGGTGAAACCATTTATCAATCAAATTGGTATGGATAATTTGTATCCCTGCAGGGAATGGTTCCTGGTTTCCAGAACCGGAAGTCGTTTTCGGGATATGATTGACGAGCCGGAAAACTGTTTAATGATAATCGGTGAAGGTAATAAAGAGTATTACTTTCCTGAAGATGCCAAGCCCACTTCCGAATGGCTCTGTCATCTTAAGTTGCATAATATAAACAAAAACAATAATTTATCCTGTATCCTGCATACGCATCCAACAGAGGTTATCGCTTTTTCCGATACTTCTTCTTTTCAGGATTGTAAAACAAATTCTCAGCGTTTGAATCAATATCTGTTTGCTATCTTACCGGAAATTAAATTATTTCTGCCCAAAGGAATAGCCGTAGCGGATTATGCTCCTGCCGGAAGTTCCAAACTTGCTGATCTCAGCTATAAATTTATACAAGATAAACAAGCGCTGATTTGGGAAAAACATGGTCTCCTCGTTTTATCTGATAACCCCGATAACGCATTAGACCTTACGGAAGTTATCAATAAAACCGCTAAACTATGGTTGATAAAAGGTCTTGTGAAATAG